Part of the Candidatus Dependentiae bacterium genome, TTTACAGGAAAACTTTTACTTTATGCCGGTCAAAAACAAGAACAAACTTTTGCAATTGGATTGCAGGAAGGTATTGTAATCGGCAATGCTACAAATTTTACAAGAAATTTAGCAGATCTCCCGGCAAATTATTTAACACCTAAAGCTTTGGCACAAGAAGCAAAAAATTTAGCAGATGAATACGATCTGGAATGTAAAGTTTTAGAAAAAAAAGATGCTGAAAAACTTTCAATGGGTGGATTTTTGGCTGTAAGCTCAGGATCCGATAATGAACCTCAGTTTGTTGTTTTAGAATATAATTCTGATAAAAAAAATATTCCAACAATTGCTTTAGTTGGTAAGGGCGTAACATTTGATTCCGGTGGAATAAGTTTAAAACCTTCGGATTATATGACCGGAATGAAATTTGATATGTCCGGAGCCGCAGCTGTTTATGGTGCTATGAAAATTATTGCACAATTAAAACCGAACGTTCATGTTGTTGCAATAACTCCACTTGTTGAAAATATGCCAAGTGGTAAAGCTTGCAGACAAGATGATATTATTAGATTTTTAAACGGTAAAACTGCTGAAATAAAAAATACTGATGCCGAAGGTCGACTAATTTTGGCAGATGCTCTTTCTTATGCAGAAAAATTTTATAATCCGGAAGTGATTATTGATATTGCAACTTTGACAGGTGCTTGTCTTTATGCTTTGGGACATTTTTTTACGGGTCTTATGACTAGAAATGATGATATTGGTACAAAACTTCAAGCTGTTGGTCTTGTTACAGGTGATAGAGTTTGGCCGCTGCCTATGGATGAAGATTTTAAAGATGCTATTAAATCTGAAGTTGCGGATATTGCAAATACAGGTGCTGCAAATTACAAAGCAGGTACGATTACAGCTTCTTGGTTTTTGAAAAATTTTGTAGAAAAATCAAAATGGGCTCATTTGGATATCGCAGGAACTGCAGATGGCGTTCCCGGTGTTAGTTATATTGGAAAGGGCGCATCAGGTGCAGGCGTTAGATTGCTTTCTGAATTTGTTTTAAATTATAATAAAAAGTAGCCTAATATAGGGCCTAAAATTTAATTTTTTAATCAAAATATATAATTTTTTTAAACATATTAAATTTTAGGCCTTTTGACACAAAATTTAATATGTTTATTCTAATAAGTAGTTAATTTATTGTTTTTGTTAATAGTTAAGGGGTTTATCGTGTTAAATTTACGCGATTATTTTACAGATGAAAATCTATCAATGAGTGCAGGTCTATTTGCATGCTCATTGAACCTTTCTGTTTTTTCAAAAACATTCTTCTGGCCTTGGCGCCAATAATCTATTTTTTTCAAATTTATATATTTTAAAAGTTTTTATTAAATAAAGTCTTAAATCTTTTTGAGATTTTATTTTGTCTATTTATATATTTTAAAAAATTAATTAATTAAGAAAGATAATTATATGAAAAAGTTGAATTATATACTTTTAAGTTTATTGTTATTATTTTTTTGCAAAGTTAACCCAGCAGTTATTTATAGACTTGCAAATGAGCAAGATGCTGAAAATATTTTGAATATTTATGATAATTTTTCAAAAGAAGATAAAAATAAATTATTGGTTTTTCCAAAAAGAGAAATTCAAAAAAAAGTAATTTTAAAAAATATAGAAAATAAATTTTTGTTCGTTGTTATTGATACTGATACGCAAGAAATTATTGCATTTTTAAAATTATGCATTTTGGGTGAAAATGAAATATTAGAGATATTAAAAAATGAACTTTGTTTTAGTTTAGAGTCAAATATAGTATCTGTTAATATTTTCAAAGATAAATTAAATAAATATGATTTTAAAAATTATTTATATGCCGATCAAAAAATAAATAATATTTTAAAAAATAGTTCTAAAGATTGTCTATATATATATCATGGTGCTGCATATACCTGCCCGGAATATAGGGGTAGAGGCCATTCTACAAATTTATTAAAGTTTGCATTTGAAGATATTAAAAATAATT contains:
- a CDS encoding leucyl aminopeptidase, whose amino-acid sequence is MFEIQITEKKFWENEVEGYVFLLKEGLYSINLQSDFEHVEKDFYPNLREILKKHKFTGKKGDLFVLTANKDNKLIQLIFVGLGKLDTLWNYELENLRRAIGSIVLKLKELEIKDTVICLPEDDKPFGLIRDRLIRQIVIAAIMADYEFIKFKSDKINELGFTGKLLLYAGQKQEQTFAIGLQEGIVIGNATNFTRNLADLPANYLTPKALAQEAKNLADEYDLECKVLEKKDAEKLSMGGFLAVSSGSDNEPQFVVLEYNSDKKNIPTIALVGKGVTFDSGGISLKPSDYMTGMKFDMSGAAAVYGAMKIIAQLKPNVHVVAITPLVENMPSGKACRQDDIIRFLNGKTAEIKNTDAEGRLILADALSYAEKFYNPEVIIDIATLTGACLYALGHFFTGLMTRNDDIGTKLQAVGLVTGDRVWPLPMDEDFKDAIKSEVADIANTGAANYKAGTITASWFLKNFVEKSKWAHLDIAGTADGVPGVSYIGKGASGAGVRLLSEFVLNYNKK